Genomic segment of Bacteroidota bacterium:
ATCTTTGCACATGGAAAATCTCTCAACCAAGTTTTTAGGTGAAAGTCTCACCTTCGATGATCTCCTTGTAGTTCCAGCTTATTCTGAAGTATTACCACGCGAAGTTGACATATCGACGCGGCTCACACGCAATTTGCGTATTAATGTGCCTATTATTTCCGCTGCAATGGATACTGTGACTGAGTATAAGATGGCAGTTGCCATGGCCAGAGAGGGTGGTATTGGAATCATTCACAAAAACATGAGCATTGAGAAGCAAGCAGACCAGGTAAGACGGGTGAAAAGGAGTGATAGCGGACTGATTATCGACCCTGTTACCCTGTCACAAAATGCGATAATTCGTGATGCGCTTGCTATGATGAAAGAGTTCAAAATTGGAGGCATTCCGGTGATTGATGAAAATAAGAAGCTGGTTGGGATTTTAACCAATCGCGATTTGCGTTTTGAAACGAATATGCAACGCCCGATTGCTGAGGTGATGACGACCACAAATTTGATTACAGCGCCTGAAGGCACTACGCTGCAGCAGGCTGAAAATATCCTCAAAAACTATCGTATCGAAAAGCTGCCGGTTGTTGATGGAGATGGCATTTTGAAGGGATTAATTACGTATAAAGACATATTGAAACTGGCGAGTCACCCACGCGCATGTAAAGATAAATATGGTCGCTTGCTGGTTGGCGCTGCAGTTGGTGTTACACATGATACTATTCAGCGCATTGAGGCATTAAGAGCTGTGGGCACCGACCTGGTTATTATTGATACTGCTCATGGTCACTCGAAAGGGGTGATTGATATGGTGAAAACCGTAAAATCGAAATTTCCGGATTTGGAGGTGGTTGCGGGCAACGTTGCTACAGGAGCCGGTGCAAAAGCGCTTGCTGATGCCGGTGTTGACGGTGTTAAGGTTGGAGTTGGTCCCGGAAGTATTTGCACCACGCGCGTTGTTGCGGGTGTTGGTGTTGCACAAATCAGCGCAATTAACGATGCGGCCAATGCATTAAAAGGCACAGGAGTTCCTGTAATTGGCGATGGTGGAATTCGATATACAGGTGATATAGTGAAAGCAATTGTTGCCGGTGCCGATACCATTATGGCCGGTAGTTTATTAGCGGGAACGGAAGAAAGTCCGGGTGAAACCATAATTTACGAAGGCCGAAAATTTAAATCATATCGCGGAATGGGCAGTGTGGAAGCCATGGAAATGGGTTCAAAAGACAGGTATTTTCAGGATGTGGAAGATGATATTAAAAAACTGGTTCCTGAAGGTATTGTTGGTCGCGTGCCGTTTAAAGGCACATTAGAGGAAGTGATGGTTCAATACATTGGTGGTTTAAGAGCCGGAATGGGATATGCGGGCGCGAAAGATGTTGCATCATTACATAACGCTCAATTTGTAAAAATAACAGCAAGTGGTATCCGCGAATCGCATCCACATGATGTTGTGATTACGAAGGAAGCGCCGAATTATAGTAGGTAGGATTGAAATAATTATTTTGTCCTACGCTTATTAATTTTTATAAAATTTATAAGTATTTAAAATTTGACCATATTCGTTCGTTGCTATTGATATGTATAAACCAGCAGCAAGGTGATTCAAATTTATAGAATAGTTGTTGCTTAATAATTCATGCGACAGAACTCTACCGGTTAAATCAAGTACATCAATAAATATTTTGCCGTAATATAGTTCAACTTCGTTATTATAAATTAAAATATTATTTGATAAATACGGATCGTGCAAATTTAAATTTTCACTAGTGCTATCTGTTTTAAGCCAGCACGTAATAACATTGGGTGTCGTAAAATATTTTGTTGATGATATTATTGAACTCCCGCAAGCATTTATAGTTTTCAACTTTACGCCGAAGGTGTGATTTTTTAAAAAATCTCCATACTTGCTATAATAAATACCATCTGACAAATATGTATCACCTGTTGTCCACGTTAAGCCAGCGTTTTCACTCCAATAAATAGATTCCGATCTTGTTGTTTGTGGAATTCTGGCAAAAAAATAACATGAGGAAGGCGCACTTTGAACAGTTGATATAACACCTGTTGGTAATATTGGATTACCTGCGATGTAAATTGAGTAAGTATGTGTCTCAACGTATCCATTTTCAAAATTAGCAGCAACCGTTATATCATAATAATTATTGGGGGTAACAAACGGTTTTAATGTAATCCATCTTGCAGAAGGCAGATTATCATCATTAGGCCCAAAATCAAATGCTGTGGATGTCCAAGTATAATTAACATCCGGATAATATGCGCATGAAATATTTTCACCTGTTGAATTAATACAAAACTCAGAAGGTGTTTGAATAAATGGAACCGCTTCAGTACCCGATTGTTTATATACCCGAATATAATCAACATACATATTTTTGGGTAATGCCGAATCATCTACATAATCCTCATTAATATCGCATGTTAATGGCGATTGCATACTTAATCGAATATGCATAGGTTTGTCAACCGGATCAAATGGCATATCTTCACTATTTAAGCCTGAAACCTCAATTGTTCTAATTAAACTGTTATTTAAATAAAACTTAATAATATTTTGATGCCATTCGCAACCAATATTCACCCATTGATAGTCCAAATTGTAAGGTTCAATAAACAATTGTTTATATAGGTGAATCTTTTGAGATTCTCCAGCTGCAATTTCAGGCGTTCCATAGTCCCAGTGATAATTGGATTTTAAAACATTTTTGTGGCCGCTATAGGTTTCCCAAATATC
This window contains:
- a CDS encoding family 16 glycosylhydrolase — encoded protein: MKTTIFLFLLALSTCLKSQHLCDVWYSSYKQVGYNSPPSPIYKPGWQLIFNDEFNDNEVNPEYWNKSTNTDDAYHNCLHGIVFNPNNVTEADGSLKLTLSSDDYAGCAHSGAEIKTFSTDDDSFKEFKFYPDSYIEIRVKNLPFSKGAGSAFWLFVAGGGDAEYREIDIWETYSGHKNVLKSNYHWDYGTPEIAAGESQKIHLYKQLFIEPYNLDYQWVNIGCEWHQNIIKFYLNNSLIRTIEVSGLNSEDMPFDPVDKPMHIRLSMQSPLTCDINEDYVDDSALPKNMYVDYIRVYKQSGTEAVPFIQTPSEFCINSTGENISCAYYPDVNYTWTSTAFDFGPNDDNLPSARWITLKPFVTPNNYYDITVAANFENGYVETHTYSIYIAGNPILPTGVISTVQSAPSSCYFFARIPQTTRSESIYWSENAGLTWTTGDTYLSDGIYYSKYGDFLKNHTFGVKLKTINACGSSIISSTKYFTTPNVITCWLKTDSTSENLNLHDPYLSNNILIYNNEVELYYGKIFIDVLDLTGRVLSHELLSNNYSINLNHLAAGLYISIATNEYGQILNTYKFYKN
- the guaB gene encoding IMP dehydrogenase, with the translated sequence MENLSTKFLGESLTFDDLLVVPAYSEVLPREVDISTRLTRNLRINVPIISAAMDTVTEYKMAVAMAREGGIGIIHKNMSIEKQADQVRRVKRSDSGLIIDPVTLSQNAIIRDALAMMKEFKIGGIPVIDENKKLVGILTNRDLRFETNMQRPIAEVMTTTNLITAPEGTTLQQAENILKNYRIEKLPVVDGDGILKGLITYKDILKLASHPRACKDKYGRLLVGAAVGVTHDTIQRIEALRAVGTDLVIIDTAHGHSKGVIDMVKTVKSKFPDLEVVAGNVATGAGAKALADAGVDGVKVGVGPGSICTTRVVAGVGVAQISAINDAANALKGTGVPVIGDGGIRYTGDIVKAIVAGADTIMAGSLLAGTEESPGETIIYEGRKFKSYRGMGSVEAMEMGSKDRYFQDVEDDIKKLVPEGIVGRVPFKGTLEEVMVQYIGGLRAGMGYAGAKDVASLHNAQFVKITASGIRESHPHDVVITKEAPNYSR